The following are encoded together in the candidate division KSB1 bacterium genome:
- the purQ gene encoding phosphoribosylformylglycinamidine synthase subunit PurQ: MRFGVVVFPGSNCDHDCYHVLKHVLHQETRFLWHKERDLAGVEAVILPGGFSYGDYLRTGAIARFSPVMEEVIAFARDGGIVIGICNGFQILCEAGLLPGVLLRNAHVRFVSRNVHVRTENAATRFTGPPVPAVLKMPVAHGEGNYFADPQTLARLEQRRQILFRYCSAAGEVTPEANPNGSAAGIAGLMNEAGNVMGLMPHPERAAEAVLGSTDGATIFAALIAAHTA, from the coding sequence ATGCGTTTTGGTGTCGTTGTTTTCCCGGGCTCGAATTGCGATCATGACTGCTACCATGTCTTGAAACATGTGCTGCACCAGGAAACCCGCTTCCTCTGGCACAAGGAGCGGGATCTCGCCGGTGTGGAGGCGGTGATTCTGCCGGGCGGCTTCTCTTATGGCGACTACCTGCGCACCGGTGCCATCGCGCGTTTCTCGCCGGTGATGGAGGAGGTGATCGCCTTTGCCCGCGACGGCGGGATCGTGATCGGCATTTGCAACGGGTTTCAAATCCTCTGCGAAGCCGGGCTGTTGCCGGGCGTTCTGCTGCGCAACGCGCATGTGCGCTTCGTTTCCAGAAACGTTCATGTGCGCACGGAAAATGCAGCCACGCGTTTCACCGGCCCGCCCGTCCCGGCGGTGTTGAAAATGCCGGTGGCGCATGGCGAGGGCAATTATTTCGCGGATCCGCAAACCCTGGCGCGCCTGGAACAGCGCCGTCAGATTCTGTTTCGCTATTGCAGCGCGGCCGGCGAGGTCACGCCGGAAGCCAATCCCAACGGCTCCGCCGCGGGCATTGCCGGCCTCATGAACGAAGCCGGCAACGTCATGGGCCTGATGCCGCATCCCGAGCGTGCCGCGGAAGCGGTGCTGGGTTCGACCGACGGCGCCACCATTTTCGCGGCGCTGATTGCCGCGCATACTGCCTGA
- a CDS encoding amino acid ABC transporter ATP-binding protein — MSSANAVVISVNDLHKSFHHHPVLKGVDLQVEARELTVLIGPSGCGKSTFLRCLNGLEVMDKGRITIGGITLERQHKSQALSRDFHTRTRTLRTHVGMVFQSFNLFPHLTTLENVMRPPMVVKGLAEAAAKARALDLLGKVGLASHANHYPSQLSGGQQQRAAIARALAMEPQVMLYDEPTSALDPGLVEEVLSVMKQLDEEGMTQIVVTHEMRFARDVADKVVYFEDGNIVESGPPSRIFSSPSDERTRKFLRKYL, encoded by the coding sequence ATGTCATCTGCGAATGCCGTGGTCATCTCCGTCAATGATCTGCACAAATCCTTCCATCACCATCCGGTGTTGAAGGGTGTGGATTTGCAGGTGGAGGCCCGCGAGCTGACCGTGCTCATCGGGCCCTCCGGCTGCGGCAAATCGACCTTTCTGCGCTGCTTGAACGGCCTGGAGGTGATGGACAAAGGCCGCATCACCATCGGCGGCATCACCCTCGAGCGCCAGCACAAGTCGCAGGCGTTGAGCAGGGATTTTCACACTCGGACACGCACGCTGCGCACCCATGTTGGCATGGTGTTTCAGAGCTTCAATCTTTTTCCCCATCTCACCACGCTGGAAAATGTCATGCGGCCGCCGATGGTGGTCAAGGGGCTGGCAGAGGCGGCTGCCAAAGCCCGCGCCCTGGATTTGCTCGGCAAAGTCGGTCTGGCCTCGCATGCGAACCATTATCCCTCCCAGCTTTCCGGCGGACAACAGCAGCGTGCGGCCATCGCCCGGGCCCTGGCGATGGAGCCGCAAGTGATGCTCTACGACGAGCCGACCTCCGCGCTCGATCCCGGGCTGGTCGAGGAGGTGTTGAGTGTGATGAAGCAACTCGACGAGGAGGGCATGACGCAGATCGTGGTCACCCACGAAATGCGCTTCGCCCGCGATGTGGCGGACAAGGTGGTTTACTTTGAAGACGGCAACATCGTCGAAAGCGGGCCGCCCAGCCGGATTTTCTCCTCGCCCAGCGACGAACGCACACGCAAGTTTTTGCGAAAATATTTGTGA
- a CDS encoding twin-arginine translocase TatA/TatE family subunit, translating into MPGPQELIVILIIVLVLFGAKKLPELARGLGQGIREFKKAASASDEPEKIEPPKQQAQANQPN; encoded by the coding sequence ATGCCTGGCCCGCAAGAGTTAATTGTCATTTTGATCATTGTTCTGGTGCTGTTTGGCGCGAAAAAGCTGCCGGAGCTGGCGCGCGGCCTCGGCCAGGGTATCCGGGAATTCAAAAAGGCGGCAAGTGCTTCCGACGAACCGGAAAAAATCGAGCCGCCCAAGCAGCAAGCGCAAGCCAACCAACCCAATTGA
- a CDS encoding XdhC family protein encodes MREIIPDLLRWHRQGIPAAIATVIKTWGSAPRPAGSRMAIAANQAFTGSVSGGCVEAAVVAEAQNVIQTGRPKRLEFGVSDDTAWSVGLTCGGKLEVFIEPFDDRALLETCQHRLAAGEVLVLATVTRGEPALPGRHLLLTRDGACQGSLTDAGLIAFVRQAAPPFFQRENCALLPFRDGELFLETCLPPPKLIIVGAVHLAVPLAHLARTLDFRVILLDPRSQFATAERFPHVDQIVRGWPEQALAEIGIDAGTCVVVLTHDPKLDDPAIITALRHHPAYLGVLGSRKTHEKRVRRLREAGVPEEQLQRIHAPIGLNLGALTPAEIAVSIMAEIIAQRRLTPAAGMMRP; translated from the coding sequence ATGCGCGAGATCATCCCCGACTTGCTGCGCTGGCACCGCCAGGGCATTCCGGCTGCCATTGCGACCGTCATCAAAACCTGGGGTTCGGCCCCGCGGCCGGCCGGCAGCCGCATGGCGATCGCCGCCAACCAGGCTTTCACCGGTTCCGTGAGCGGTGGCTGCGTCGAAGCGGCGGTTGTTGCTGAAGCGCAAAACGTGATCCAAACCGGCAGGCCGAAACGCCTGGAGTTCGGCGTTTCCGACGACACCGCCTGGAGCGTTGGCCTCACCTGTGGCGGCAAACTCGAAGTTTTCATCGAGCCGTTTGATGACAGGGCGTTGCTCGAAACCTGCCAGCACCGTCTCGCGGCCGGCGAAGTGCTGGTGCTCGCCACGGTCACGCGCGGTGAGCCGGCGCTGCCCGGACGACATTTGCTTCTCACGCGTGACGGAGCCTGTCAGGGTTCGCTCACGGATGCCGGGCTCATTGCCTTTGTGCGGCAGGCGGCGCCGCCATTTTTTCAGCGGGAAAATTGCGCGCTGCTGCCCTTTCGCGATGGCGAGCTTTTTTTGGAAACCTGCCTGCCACCACCGAAACTGATCATCGTCGGCGCGGTGCACCTCGCGGTGCCGTTGGCGCACCTCGCCCGCACGCTGGATTTTCGGGTGATTTTGCTCGATCCGCGCAGCCAGTTTGCCACGGCAGAACGGTTTCCCCACGTCGATCAAATCGTGCGCGGCTGGCCCGAGCAGGCGCTGGCGGAAATTGGCATCGATGCCGGCACCTGTGTCGTGGTTTTGACCCACGATCCCAAGCTCGATGATCCTGCCATCATCACCGCGCTGCGCCACCACCCCGCCTATCTCGGCGTGTTGGGCAGCCGCAAGACCCATGAGAAGCGCGTGCGCCGGCTGCGGGAAGCCGGTGTGCCGGAGGAACAGCTCCAGCGCATTCATGCCCCCATCGGTTTGAACCTCGGCGCGCTCACCCCCGCCGAAATTGCGGTCAGCATCATGGCGGAGATCATTGCGCAACGCCGTCTCACCCCGGCGGCGGGAATGATGCGGCCATGA
- the gatA gene encoding Asp-tRNA(Asn)/Glu-tRNA(Gln) amidotransferase subunit GatA produces the protein MTPISSLRLLQEKLRGGEQTCAALVEEHLARIEAAAALNAFITILQERARRRAQEIDARLRLGTAGKLAGCLMAVKDILAMKGERLTCGSRMLANFVSPYDATVIARLEQADAIILGKTNMDEFAMGSSNENSAFGPVKNPVNPAHVPGGSSGGSAAAVAAGLVHAALGSDTGGSIRQPAAFTGVVGLKPTYGRVSRWGLVAFASSLDQAGPITTCVEDTARLLEVIAGVDERDSTSAPVPVPEYSAQLTGPIRGTTIGLPVEYLSEGVQPEITAAVARARQILAEGGAVLKEVSLPHTKYAIATYYVICTAEASSNLSRYDGARYGYRAPEAASLEELYVNSRSQGFGTEVKRRIMLGTYVLSAGYYEAYYRRAMKVRTLIRRDFEKAFQECDALLMPTTPTTAFRFGEKTADPLTMYLSDIFTVSMNLAGVPGISIPAGRDAAGLPIGLQLVAPAFEEARLLRLAYYLEGSGINESV, from the coding sequence ATGACCCCAATCTCGAGTCTGCGATTGCTGCAGGAAAAACTGCGCGGCGGGGAACAAACCTGCGCGGCGCTGGTGGAAGAACATCTTGCCCGCATCGAGGCGGCAGCCGCGCTCAACGCTTTCATCACCATCCTGCAAGAGCGGGCGCGCCGCCGCGCACAGGAGATTGATGCCCGCTTGCGCCTGGGCACTGCCGGCAAACTGGCCGGTTGCCTGATGGCAGTCAAGGATATCCTCGCCATGAAGGGCGAGCGCCTGACCTGCGGTTCGCGCATGCTGGCCAATTTCGTTTCGCCCTACGATGCCACCGTCATCGCACGCCTGGAACAGGCCGACGCCATCATCCTCGGCAAGACCAACATGGACGAGTTCGCCATGGGCAGCTCGAATGAGAACTCTGCCTTCGGACCGGTCAAAAATCCGGTCAATCCGGCGCATGTGCCCGGCGGCTCTTCCGGCGGCTCGGCGGCAGCGGTGGCGGCAGGTCTGGTGCATGCCGCGCTCGGCTCCGATACCGGTGGTTCCATTCGCCAGCCGGCTGCCTTCACCGGGGTGGTGGGTTTGAAGCCGACTTACGGCCGCGTTTCCCGCTGGGGATTGGTGGCTTTCGCTTCCTCGCTCGACCAAGCTGGGCCGATCACCACCTGCGTCGAAGATACAGCCCGGCTGCTCGAAGTCATTGCCGGCGTTGATGAGCGGGACTCCACTTCAGCGCCGGTGCCGGTGCCGGAATACAGCGCCCAGCTCACCGGCCCGATTCGCGGCACAACCATCGGGCTGCCGGTCGAATATCTCAGCGAGGGCGTGCAACCGGAAATCACTGCTGCCGTTGCGCGCGCCCGGCAAATACTGGCGGAGGGCGGGGCCGTGCTCAAGGAAGTTTCCCTGCCACACACAAAGTACGCGATTGCCACGTACTATGTCATTTGCACCGCGGAGGCCTCTTCCAACCTCAGCCGTTACGACGGCGCCCGCTACGGCTATCGGGCGCCGGAGGCGGCTTCGCTGGAGGAACTTTATGTCAACAGCCGCAGCCAGGGCTTTGGCACGGAAGTGAAGCGCCGCATCATGCTCGGCACCTACGTGCTGTCCGCGGGTTACTACGAGGCCTACTATCGCCGCGCCATGAAAGTGCGCACTCTCATCCGCCGGGATTTTGAAAAGGCCTTTCAGGAATGCGACGCGCTGCTCATGCCCACCACGCCCACCACCGCTTTCCGGTTCGGGGAGAAGACGGCTGATCCCCTCACCATGTATCTCTCCGACATTTTCACAGTTTCCATGAACCTCGCCGGCGTGCCGGGCATTTCGATTCCGGCCGGCAGGGACGCCGCCGGTTTGCCCATCGGTTTGCAACTGGTCGCGCCCGCCTTCGAGGAAGCCAGATTACTGCGATTGGCATATTATCTCGAAGGCAGCGGAATCAACGAGTCTGTTTGA
- a CDS encoding DUF4321 domain-containing protein, with the protein MPTRRKAGFIVFMVLLGGAIGTLLGKLIGLLMPAGVAREFFLANGTWAVGPLTLDAAVVKLTLGLSFDINVIGLIGIGVAVYLLRWVFN; encoded by the coding sequence GTGCCCACACGTCGCAAAGCTGGCTTCATCGTTTTCATGGTGTTGCTGGGGGGCGCAATCGGCACCCTGTTGGGAAAATTGATCGGGCTCCTGATGCCGGCCGGCGTCGCCCGCGAATTTTTTCTGGCCAACGGCACCTGGGCGGTGGGGCCGCTCACCCTCGATGCCGCCGTGGTAAAATTGACCCTCGGCCTCAGTTTCGACATCAATGTCATCGGGCTGATTGGAATCGGGGTGGCGGTTTATCTGCTGCGCTGGGTGTTCAATTGA
- a CDS encoding carboxymuconolactone decarboxylase family protein, which translates to METKVAKTRQYRAEMNDKILNSGFSDYKKFFALDHKAYLAGALSAKHKEMMGLVASMVLRCNDCIFYHLDRCVSEGATREELYEAMNIALIVGGSIVIPHLRHAFEMLEQLYQEAETK; encoded by the coding sequence ATGGAAACCAAGGTTGCCAAGACGCGCCAATACCGCGCGGAGATGAACGACAAGATCCTGAACAGCGGCTTCAGCGACTACAAAAAATTTTTTGCGCTCGACCACAAGGCCTATCTCGCCGGCGCGCTCTCCGCCAAGCACAAGGAGATGATGGGGCTGGTGGCCAGCATGGTGTTGCGCTGCAACGATTGCATCTTCTACCATCTCGACCGCTGTGTAAGCGAAGGCGCCACGCGGGAAGAGTTGTACGAGGCCATGAACATCGCACTGATCGTGGGCGGCTCGATCGTCATTCCCCATTTGCGCCATGCCTTTGAGATGCTGGAGCAGCTCTATCAGGAGGCGGAGACGAAATAG
- a CDS encoding nucleotidyltransferase family protein, which translates to MNVSALVLAAGISLRMSGSNKLLLPLGGKALVAHTVDHLLAAAVDEVLVVIGYQAEQVQTALSGRGVKFVFNADYAGGLSTSIVAGVRAVAATTQAFLISLGDVPLVTAAEIDLVLQAFVRRRACSIAVPVHGGRRGHPVVFDRVHESELLALSGDAGGKTILARHPHAVLEVAMPADHILCDVDTPAAYERLCRRWEESGRR; encoded by the coding sequence ATGAATGTTTCCGCCCTGGTGCTGGCTGCCGGTATATCCCTGCGCATGTCAGGCAGCAACAAGCTGCTGCTGCCGCTCGGCGGCAAGGCCCTGGTCGCGCACACAGTCGATCATTTGCTGGCTGCCGCGGTTGACGAGGTGCTGGTGGTGATCGGCTATCAGGCGGAGCAGGTGCAAACTGCATTGTCCGGCCGCGGGGTGAAATTCGTTTTCAATGCGGATTATGCCGGCGGCTTGTCGACCTCGATCGTTGCCGGCGTGCGTGCGGTGGCAGCCACGACACAAGCTTTTCTGATTTCACTGGGTGACGTGCCGCTGGTCACGGCAGCCGAGATCGATCTCGTGCTGCAGGCATTTGTACGGCGCCGCGCCTGTTCCATCGCCGTGCCGGTTCATGGCGGCCGTCGCGGCCATCCCGTGGTGTTCGATCGCGTGCACGAATCTGAATTGCTGGCGCTCAGCGGTGATGCGGGTGGCAAAACAATTCTCGCACGCCACCCCCATGCCGTGCTGGAAGTTGCCATGCCGGCGGATCACATCCTGTGTGATGTCGACACCCCGGCAGCTTATGAACGGCTGTGCCGGCGCTGGGAAGAAAGCGGGCGAAGATGA
- the tatA gene encoding twin-arginine translocase TatA/TatE family subunit: MFGQIGMSELLVILVVVLLVFGPKRLPELARGLSRGMAEFRRAADEVKQELNLNLENETRYPRDNERKSPPRQP, from the coding sequence ATGTTTGGCCAAATCGGAATGAGTGAATTGCTCGTCATTCTCGTTGTCGTACTGCTGGTGTTCGGCCCGAAGAGGTTGCCGGAATTGGCACGCGGCCTCAGCCGGGGGATGGCTGAGTTTCGCCGCGCCGCTGATGAAGTCAAACAAGAGCTCAATCTCAACCTCGAAAACGAGACGCGCTATCCGCGCGACAACGAGCGCAAATCGCCACCAAGGCAGCCGTGA
- the purS gene encoding phosphoribosylformylglycinamidine synthase subunit PurS → MKALIHITLKEGILDPQGQTIHHALQTLGFTAMTAVRTGKLIEISLAGLERGRAAELVEEACRKLLANPVMEDYSYTIVE, encoded by the coding sequence GTGAAAGCTCTGATTCACATCACCCTCAAAGAGGGCATTCTCGACCCCCAGGGCCAAACCATTCATCATGCCCTGCAGACGCTGGGATTCACCGCGATGACGGCGGTGCGCACCGGCAAATTGATCGAAATCTCGCTGGCCGGCCTTGAACGCGGCCGCGCCGCCGAGCTGGTGGAGGAGGCCTGCCGGAAACTGCTGGCCAATCCCGTCATGGAAGATTACAGCTATACGATTGTCGAGTGA